The Galactobacillus timonensis genome has a segment encoding these proteins:
- a CDS encoding ParB/RepB/Spo0J family partition protein, with protein sequence MQRKGANVSLKSVDDLFSTQEERDTTEHVQEIPLSELHPFKDHPFKVLDDEAMQKTVESIREYGVLTPAIARPRPEGGYELISGHRRHHASELAGKETMPVIVRDMDDDAATILMVDSNLQREEILPSERAKAYKMKLEALKHQGERSDLTSTQVVSKLAAEKVGEDDGVSRESVRRYIRLTNLIPELQDMVDEKKISFNPAVELSYLKPEEQEMFVEAMEASQIAPSLSQAQRMKKMSQQGQLTQETMEDMLSEDKKAPLDRVVFDQSQIRKYFPKSYTTKQMQEKIIQLLEQWQRKQQRDMER encoded by the coding sequence ATGCAGAGAAAAGGCGCAAACGTGAGCTTGAAGAGTGTCGATGACCTTTTCTCCACACAGGAAGAAAGAGATACGACAGAGCATGTGCAGGAAATCCCGCTTTCCGAGCTGCATCCCTTCAAAGATCATCCGTTCAAGGTACTGGATGATGAAGCAATGCAGAAAACTGTTGAAAGCATCCGGGAGTACGGAGTCCTGACTCCTGCGATTGCCAGACCAAGACCGGAAGGCGGCTATGAACTGATCTCCGGGCACCGAAGGCACCATGCTTCGGAACTGGCGGGTAAAGAAACAATGCCGGTCATTGTCCGTGATATGGATGACGATGCTGCAACGATTCTGATGGTCGATTCTAACCTGCAGCGTGAGGAAATCCTGCCGAGTGAGAGGGCTAAAGCTTACAAAATGAAGCTGGAGGCTTTGAAACATCAGGGAGAGCGATCAGATTTAACTTCTACACAAGTTGTGTCGAAGTTGGCTGCTGAAAAAGTGGGTGAGGATGATGGAGTCAGCCGTGAATCAGTCAGACGATACATCCGCTTGACTAACCTTATCCCTGAACTTCAGGACATGGTCGATGAGAAGAAGATTTCCTTCAATCCTGCTGTTGAACTTTCTTACCTGAAGCCGGAAGAACAGGAGATGTTTGTTGAGGCTATGGAAGCTTCACAGATCGCACCTTCTCTTTCCCAGGCCCAGCGCATGAAGAAGATGAGCCAGCAGGGGCAGCTGACCCAGGAAACGATGGAGGACATGCTGTCGGAGGACAAGAAAGCACCACTGGATCGGGTGGTGTTTGATCAGAGCCAGATCCGGAAGTATTTCCCTAAGTCCTATACGACAAAGCAGATGCAGGAAAAGATCATCCAGCTGCTGGAGCAATGGCAGCG
- a CDS encoding ParA family protein, producing the protein MKSSTEIIAIVNQKGGTAKTTTAENLGIGLAREGKRVLLVDTDPQASLTIALGHPNPDDLPVTLTELMNYTMDETLIDPEAGILHHEEGIDLIPANISLAGLEVSLVNTMNRERILKQLLDRIKSNYDYILLDCMPSLGLMTVNALASSTSALIPVQPNYLSAKGLEQLLGTINKVKRQINPKLKIEGVLLTMVDNRTNYNREISSLIRHTYGGHIRIFQTEIPRSVRAAEISAEGKSIFAYDPKGKVADAYGKLTKEVMINAEKRRKRELEECR; encoded by the coding sequence ATGAAGAGCAGTACAGAAATTATTGCGATCGTCAATCAGAAAGGGGGAACAGCCAAAACCACCACTGCGGAGAATCTTGGTATTGGCCTGGCAAGGGAAGGAAAACGAGTCCTTCTGGTTGATACGGATCCTCAGGCGTCTTTAACCATTGCTCTAGGCCACCCGAATCCGGATGATCTGCCGGTCACTCTGACGGAGCTTATGAATTACACAATGGATGAGACGCTGATCGATCCGGAAGCCGGTATTCTTCACCACGAAGAAGGTATTGATCTGATTCCGGCAAATATTTCACTGGCAGGTCTGGAGGTTTCTCTGGTCAATACCATGAACCGCGAGCGGATCCTGAAGCAGCTGCTGGATCGGATTAAGTCCAATTACGACTATATTCTGCTGGACTGTATGCCGTCGCTAGGCCTGATGACGGTCAATGCTCTGGCTTCTTCTACCAGCGCCTTGATCCCGGTGCAGCCAAATTATCTGTCAGCAAAAGGGCTGGAACAGCTTCTTGGAACCATCAACAAGGTCAAGCGCCAGATCAATCCGAAGCTGAAGATTGAGGGCGTGCTGCTGACGATGGTGGACAACCGGACCAATTACAACAGAGAGATCAGTTCGCTGATCCGGCATACGTACGGAGGCCATATCAGGATCTTCCAGACCGAAATCCCAAGATCGGTCAGGGCTGCGGAGATTTCTGCCGAAGGGAAAAGCATCTTTGCCTATGACCCGAAAGGAAAAGTCGCCGATGCATACGGAAAACTCACGAAGGAGGTGATGATAAATGCAGAGAAAAGGCGCAAACGTGAGCTTGAAGAGTGTCGATGA
- a CDS encoding ATP-binding protein: MTEVNAILGAMAEQNKMEPEEIPEGTYKAEDGLLHCKVCKQPVQHRLEFCGRVRLVRCMCRCDEERLKREEEEERQQRERMYIASLKANGIQEQHFYSWTFENAEQNNDIRMAKRYVDQWDQVREKNLGLILWGGVGTGKTYIAACIANALIEQKVPVLMTNFSKVLNQMGTLYSEDRYKYISDFSKFPLLIIDDLGVERSTEYVREQIFAIIDERYKANLPLIVTTNLTIDELSSPKDVADARIYSRLLEMCAPVQIRGSDRRQKVGDAKIDLAKQMLFESEVRR; the protein is encoded by the coding sequence ATGACAGAGGTAAACGCGATTCTGGGAGCGATGGCAGAGCAAAACAAGATGGAACCGGAGGAGATCCCCGAGGGCACCTATAAAGCCGAGGATGGCCTGCTTCACTGCAAGGTCTGTAAACAGCCGGTGCAGCATCGGCTTGAGTTTTGCGGCAGAGTCCGCCTTGTTCGCTGTATGTGCCGGTGCGATGAGGAACGGCTGAAACGGGAAGAGGAGGAAGAAAGACAACAGCGGGAGCGCATGTACATTGCCTCGTTAAAGGCGAATGGCATCCAGGAGCAGCATTTCTACTCCTGGACATTCGAGAATGCCGAACAGAACAACGACATCCGGATGGCGAAGCGGTACGTGGACCAATGGGATCAGGTCAGAGAGAAAAATCTTGGTCTGATTCTTTGGGGAGGAGTCGGGACCGGCAAGACTTATATCGCAGCGTGCATTGCCAATGCCCTGATCGAACAGAAGGTGCCGGTGCTGATGACGAACTTTTCCAAGGTGCTGAACCAGATGGGCACGCTGTACTCCGAAGACAGATACAAATACATCTCGGATTTCTCCAAGTTTCCGCTGCTGATCATTGATGACCTGGGTGTGGAGAGGAGCACCGAATATGTCCGTGAACAGATCTTTGCCATCATCGATGAGCGGTATAAAGCAAACCTGCCACTGATCGTGACGACCAATCTGACGATCGATGAACTGAGCAGCCCGAAGGATGTTGCCGATGCCAGAATCTACAGCCGTCTTCTGGAGATGTGTGCTCCGGTCCAGATCAGAGGATCGGACCGCCGGCAGAAAGTCGGGGATGCGAAGATCGATCTGGCAAAGCAGATGCTGTTTGAAAGCGAGGTGCGCCGATGA
- a CDS encoding helix-turn-helix domain-containing protein, which translates to MAVFRVKKNKNFTTMCNIHLRDKNLSLKAKGMLSIFLSLPDEWHYSVKGLAEICQEGPDCIRSVLKELEAAGYLRRRRTRRENGQLGDAEYLIYETPQRDDDGDDTNPASPAQAASVEESPVEENPVQAEPVLEDPTGIKKDEVSTEKSNTDPSNTDQSKKERRESARHRYGQYENVLLSDDDLEKLKTEFPDDYSERIDNLSEYMASTGRSYKNHLVTIRRWSRRDIGRKPAYRQSASPAYSPDRYETTKRRSL; encoded by the coding sequence ATGGCAGTCTTCCGGGTGAAGAAAAACAAAAACTTTACCACAATGTGCAACATCCATCTCCGTGACAAGAACCTGTCTCTCAAGGCAAAAGGAATGCTCTCGATTTTCCTGAGCCTTCCGGACGAATGGCATTACTCCGTCAAAGGTCTTGCCGAGATCTGCCAGGAAGGTCCTGACTGCATCCGAAGCGTCCTGAAGGAACTGGAAGCGGCAGGGTATCTGAGGCGCAGACGCACCCGCAGGGAGAATGGACAGCTCGGTGACGCGGAATATCTGATCTATGAGACACCGCAGCGTGACGACGACGGTGACGATACAAATCCAGCTTCTCCTGCTCAGGCTGCATCTGTGGAGGAATCACCTGTGGAGGAAAATCCAGTACAGGCGGAACCTGTATTGGAGGACCCGACAGGAATAAAGAAAGACGAAGTAAGTACAGAAAAATCAAATACTGATCCATCAAATACGGATCAATCAAAGAAAGAGAGAAGAGAAAGCGCCCGTCACAGATATGGGCAGTATGAAAATGTCCTTCTGAGTGATGACGATCTGGAAAAGCTGAAGACGGAATTCCCGGATGATTACTCAGAAAGAATCGACAATCTGTCGGAATACATGGCATCGACCGGCAGGTCTTACAAAAATCATCTGGTCACGATCCGGAGATGGTCCAGGAGGGATATCGGCAGGAAGCCGGCTTATCGACAGTCCGCTTCTCCTGCGTATAGCCCGGACAGATATGAAACGACGAAAAGGAGAAGCTTATGA
- a CDS encoding protein-ADP-ribose hydrolase — MWLIKYLLNERTDAAGVEIPGDEQGQKDLLRGLMNIRMPDPISDKFLKIQDEYLTAENLSEGVVRIEDLTPIKADNRIYIWQGDMSRLAIDAVTLPANSGFTGCYQWLHNCLDNILGSKAGVELRLYTNKMITEQGYPEPTGQAKITPGFNLPSKYIIHTVGPIVQGKLTKENERMLASCYRSILELADQNDIRTLALCCISTGVFMFPNQRAAEIAVETVRKYLAESGSQIKVIFNVFKDVDLMFYKYYLGE; from the coding sequence GTGTGGCTGATTAAATATCTTTTGAATGAGAGAACGGATGCTGCAGGTGTAGAGATACCAGGTGATGAACAGGGTCAAAAAGATCTGCTCAGAGGACTTATGAATATCCGCATGCCGGATCCGATTTCTGATAAATTTCTGAAGATACAGGATGAATACCTGACAGCAGAAAATCTTTCGGAAGGTGTCGTAAGAATTGAAGATCTGACACCAATCAAGGCTGACAACAGGATCTATATCTGGCAAGGCGATATGTCCAGACTGGCAATCGATGCAGTGACGCTGCCGGCGAATTCTGGATTTACCGGATGCTACCAATGGTTGCACAACTGTTTGGATAACATTCTTGGCTCGAAAGCCGGAGTAGAGCTGAGGCTTTATACAAACAAAATGATTACTGAACAGGGATATCCGGAACCGACCGGACAGGCAAAGATCACGCCGGGATTTAATCTTCCGAGCAAGTATATCATCCATACGGTAGGTCCTATCGTTCAGGGGAAGCTGACAAAAGAAAATGAACGGATGTTGGCATCCTGTTACAGATCCATTCTGGAATTGGCCGATCAGAACGACATCAGGACATTGGCATTATGTTGTATTTCTACCGGCGTATTCATGTTCCCGAATCAGAGAGCAGCGGAGATCGCTGTAGAAACTGTTCGTAAATATCTGGCTGAATCCGGAAGCCAAATAAAGGTCATCTTCAATGTATTCAAAGATGTTGACTTGATGTTCTATAAATACTATCTGGGTGAATAA
- a CDS encoding helix-turn-helix domain-containing protein encodes MPGPSVHASPGEKLRYYRELKQMSQEELSRKLGHDNLWYIVNLEKGFNPIFYEDAVRLAEVLNIDPEDLLTEYTRFCKPGYGARIKRIRHEYQATQAEFSEMADTERAHIAVWECEYHNIHPEYSSFLKLKKLAEDKSIDFQKLIDDEEYCIDDYERFIKADIPKKVRNIRSAYGMFQHDFAKMLGCIDSGSAVSQWESGKGKPLRKTFYKLRDAAVAVGIDMNKLNEDPDFYRDEYAEFIETDCGDKIRYIRLKHDLYMEQFGEMIGVAGSTVGQWETGGSIPTKVWFPEIKKAAEQVGIDLDSLNGHPEIYKDPFTELIQKQDSAEWVRRIRKESGLTIEDFARYVGVSTTAVWQWETDKKCRKPGRRSFDKIVEIAVMKGIDIYDTWRTESVAD; translated from the coding sequence ATGCCAGGACCATCCGTTCATGCAAGCCCCGGCGAAAAGCTGCGGTACTATCGCGAGTTGAAGCAGATGAGCCAGGAGGAACTGAGCCGAAAGCTCGGACATGACAATCTCTGGTATATTGTCAATCTGGAAAAGGGATTCAATCCGATTTTCTATGAGGATGCCGTGAGATTGGCCGAAGTTCTGAACATTGATCCGGAAGACCTGCTTACCGAATACACAAGATTCTGCAAGCCCGGCTACGGAGCAAGGATCAAGCGGATCCGGCATGAATATCAGGCCACGCAGGCGGAATTCTCTGAAATGGCAGATACGGAGCGTGCCCATATTGCAGTATGGGAATGTGAGTATCACAACATTCATCCGGAGTACAGCAGCTTCCTGAAACTCAAAAAACTGGCGGAAGATAAGTCAATTGACTTTCAGAAGCTGATCGATGATGAGGAATACTGCATCGATGATTATGAGCGGTTCATAAAGGCGGACATTCCGAAGAAAGTCCGGAATATCCGTTCTGCTTATGGCATGTTCCAGCATGACTTCGCAAAGATGCTCGGATGCATTGATTCCGGAAGCGCAGTCAGTCAATGGGAGTCCGGAAAAGGCAAACCATTGCGGAAGACCTTCTACAAATTGCGAGATGCGGCAGTTGCGGTCGGTATCGATATGAACAAGCTCAACGAAGATCCCGATTTCTACAGGGATGAATATGCTGAGTTTATCGAGACGGACTGCGGTGATAAGATCAGGTACATTCGGCTGAAACATGACTTATATATGGAGCAGTTCGGTGAAATGATTGGCGTCGCCGGCAGCACTGTCGGCCAATGGGAGACTGGCGGCAGTATCCCAACAAAGGTCTGGTTTCCGGAGATCAAGAAAGCTGCCGAACAGGTCGGAATTGATCTGGACAGTCTTAACGGACATCCGGAAATCTATAAAGATCCATTTACGGAACTGATTCAGAAGCAAGATTCTGCTGAATGGGTAAGAAGAATCCGAAAAGAGAGCGGGCTTACAATCGAGGATTTTGCACGATACGTCGGGGTAAGCACAACAGCCGTATGGCAATGGGAAACCGATAAGAAATGCCGGAAACCGGGAAGACGATCCTTTGACAAGATCGTTGAAATAGCGGTCATGAAAGGAATTGATATCTATGACACATGGAGAACAGAGAGTGTGGCTGATTAA
- a CDS encoding 4Fe-4S binding protein: MEAKDYLDYIVNEIHRTIVATVDDEGLPVTAAIDMMDSDETSLYFLTAKGKGFYDRLKKREFLALTAMKGEDTMSSVAVSIRGKVRELGQDKIPELFEKNPYMRKIYPTEESMQALTVFQIYEGSGEWFDLSKRPIERDSFTFGGVMKKAEGYFITDTCIGCGSCAAVCPQNCIIPDKIPFVIEQEHCLHCGNCMTACPVDAVEKR, translated from the coding sequence ATGGAAGCAAAAGACTATCTTGACTATATAGTAAATGAAATACATCGAACGATTGTAGCAACCGTTGATGACGAAGGTCTTCCTGTGACTGCAGCAATCGATATGATGGACAGTGATGAAACGAGTTTGTATTTCCTCACAGCAAAGGGCAAAGGCTTTTATGACAGGCTGAAGAAACGAGAGTTTCTTGCCCTGACTGCAATGAAGGGTGAGGATACCATGAGCAGTGTGGCTGTGTCTATCCGTGGAAAGGTTCGGGAGCTTGGACAGGATAAGATCCCGGAACTGTTTGAGAAAAATCCATATATGCGCAAGATATATCCCACAGAGGAGTCAATGCAGGCTCTGACGGTGTTCCAGATTTATGAGGGCAGCGGTGAGTGGTTCGATCTTTCAAAGAGACCGATAGAGCGTGACTCTTTTACCTTTGGAGGCGTGATGAAAAAGGCAGAGGGATATTTTATTACTGACACATGTATTGGCTGTGGAAGCTGTGCAGCAGTTTGCCCGCAGAATTGCATCATTCCTGACAAAATACCGTTTGTGATTGAACAGGAACACTGTCTGCATTGTGGTAACTGTATGACGGCTTGTCCTGTAGATGCGGTGGAAAAAAGGTGA